A region of the Lycium barbarum isolate Lr01 chromosome 1, ASM1917538v2, whole genome shotgun sequence genome:
ctaccgaggtgagaaaaggtaggtgcctgccCAACTTAGctgaattgggtcatgacaaaagtgcacttgaaaggtaagtctcaatcGTTGACTTTGCTAATTCCATCATCATGATAGATTCCATGAGTAGTTAAAGGTCCATTAATGATGAATGAAAGGGTTAAAACCCTAAAACTTAAAAGAAAAACCATGATTAATGAATGGGTGgttgattttattattgtttaattatctaggagtatatattatcactttctaggatgagaaCTTGTCTATTAATGGTGGAACTTGttgattgagacctagggtttcaTAAATATGATAACTTTAACATAAAAACTGCTAGGAAAAAAAGGgatgaattgattagaaaacccatgaatgggAATAGTATGATGGTTTGGGGTTGATGCTATGATGAATTCAtgcttagtgatagttcacccactAAAAAGGGTAGAATGTAATTGGGTTCTTTTCCCCAAGGTGTtgtattgtttgagtagatgacTTGAATACTCATATAGCTCTATATTtttagactttgaacgttcggaagctttgcgaaaggggaaagctatcgCGGAGTGATTACATTGTTTCAGTTCTGCTTTGAGATAGGTTACGGTCtaattgagttagactttgattagttgattgtatgtgatacgaaattgataggagaagcatgattagggcttcagatATAAAGTGTGGTTGATAATTCCTACAATTTGATATAGATTGATTAATTATATgatgaattgatatgaaatgataaaaaaggagttcatatatactcttcttgttgacttggagtaatcccttattcatcactattgatgaattgattttgagtcttgatatgatttgtgatatggtgacttgtgttccctgatattgattcttgattgttcaaattccttattgattgtagaacggaaatacattgtgagagaaagatatataaatatgaaagggcgcatttgacagggggtgaggatgtggcctaagttaaaggctcgtgatTCGAGGTAAAATTCCGGAgcgagggtacatggacaccatgggtcccctgcatgtcatggctaatgggtcaaacactaccatttagcatgtgtgtacagatatgtgacagagttgagataatttgtGTTTTATGATTGTTTTTGGTGATTACGTgggttgagttactcttattgattCCTATTTGTGTGGATTTATCTTATCCCTGTGTTGGTTGATAATTCGGTGTTAGATGATTCTTGTTGATGATTTCAGGTGCggtaatgtgttgttgtgcctatttgtctattttattgattttgtgattgtatgcatgatactaatcttagtcggcctatgatatctaccggtacatagtgtttgtactgatactacattgttgcattcttttgagtgcggattgtgatccagagacttctATGAGACCTCATATCTAGCTTGAGGCCAGTTTCCGACAGATTCAAGGGTGAGCTAATATTCATGCCAGGttgcctgaagatctttcctattttagatgtctattttatttcagacatttatgttatttttagaCAGTGATTCTTTCTTAGACATttattttagagtccttgtacgatgacatttggattttggggttgtaatagtttagaCTTCCGcagattttatttaattatgacATGACTAGACTTTTGGAGATATTTATAAttgttatatacttgaatgctTTAAATTGGCTAAGTAATTTGATAATGGTTTGGATGGTTGGTTAAGTAGAAGGTTCGCCCGCTAGGGGATTTGGGTGAGTGCCACTCACggctgtttgggtcgtgacaaagttagtatcagagctttaggttcatcgatctTGTTGTAGAAGGACATGTATAGttgagtcttgcggatcggtacggagacaTCTGTACTTATCCTCGAGAAGCTATGGGATACTAGGaaaattcaatttctttttttctttcgtgctacttgattccaattggtatctagatgattcaaattggtatctaacttttccttctattctctcacagatggtgaggacttgtGTGGCAGTAGCAGCTAATGAGGTACCCGCGCCGGCCGCTGGGGTCGCAGTGCTTGTTAGAGGACAGGCCGCTGGAGCCATAGTTCGTGGAGGAGGCCATGCGAGAGGCCGTGGTCGTGGTAGAGGCAGGGGTAGGGCTCCTGCAGCTGGTCAGCAACGCGTTGAGTCCCCTAAGCTTCAGGAAATTCCAGATGAGGCAACAGAGTTTGCAGCAGCACCGGCTGAATGGTTTGACAGAGGCAGGTGTGTTACCAGCTGTTCCAGGTGCACAAGGTGACAAAATGGGTGATCCAACTCTGGGCGAAATTAGTGCTCTGAGGTTACAATATGTTGCAGCTGTGGCTTCTCGTTTGGATGAGGCTAAAGAACTGGGTGTATTTCCTATACCAGTGGGAGATCCGGTGTTGACCGGGgatgagcatgatttgttttggaggtttgCTAAAATAAAACCTCCAGAGTTCTACAACATAGAGGTTGAGGATGCGTACAAGTTCATTATGGACTATCAtaagaggctccataagatgggggcagtggagaaatatggtgttgaGTTCgtgaccttccagctcttgggtgatgccaagttatacTGGAGGGCTTTCGTGGAGTGCAAGCCAGCGGGATCACCTCCGCTGACTTAAGCACAGTTCTATCAGGTGATCTAGATAAATATGTTTCTCGTAGTTTGAGGGACTATAAGCGTGATGAGTTCAACAATATTGAGCAGGGTAATTTGTCTATTGCTACTTATTAGGCTTGATTTCATTTGTTGTCTCGCTATGCCCTCCAGCTTATACCTACTAAGGAGGAGAGGGTTAGGAgatttgtgaaggggttgaacactgcCCTTTAGTTGTCATCTCTTCAGCTTGTAGTGATAGGTTCTTTCTTTCAGGAagtggtggatcatgttaggacTGGAGAGGGAGTTCGACAGGAGGGTTACCATAAGTATGCGAagaagaaggcccgaaagggTGGTGGTTGCAGTGGCTTTTTCGCTAAGGGCCAGAATTCCCAGTTTTATTTGGGACACCCTATCCAGTCAGCTATGCACGTTTTAGCTGGAGGCCCTTCAGGGGTCGGTCAGCACTATTCCAGTCAGCCAGGGGGTTCTCAGACCAGAGCTCCAGATTATGGTGGTTACTCGGCTTAGTCCGTTTCTGTTCAGTGTCTGAAGCTAGACTGTGGATGCTTTGAGTATGGTGATACGGGGCATTTCAAGAGGAATTATCCCAGACTTAGGCAAGGTGGCTAGGGTACTCAGTTTCAGGCTCCCCGAGCCCTAGCATCAGGTAGAGGGAGAGGATCTATGGTGGGAACCATGCCCAGTCTGCGCGTGGCGGTCACACAGCTGGTAGAGGTGGCCCCCAGCCTAACAGATGCGGGTTTCAGTCTAGTAGAGGTGGCCATCTGCCCGACAGCGGCGGAGCTCAAACAGGACAGGTTGATCACAATAGTTCATAGGCTACTGTTGGACGGGTTCGTTGTTATGCCTTTTTAGGCAGGACAGAGGCTGAGGGCTCAGATGCAGTTATTACAAGTAACATCTCAGTCTGTCACCGGATGGCTTTTGTATTGTTTGACCTGGGTTCTACgttttcttatgtgtctacatatttctctatgagTCTTGATATGGTATGTGATTTACTTAATGCCCTTATACATGTATCTACACCagttggagattctgtggttATAGATAGAGTTTTTCGATCTTGTACTGTCACACTTATGGGGTATGGCACCTGGGTTGACTTACtgattttagacatggtagattttgatgtcatcctgGGCATGAGTTGGATAACTTCTTACCATGCAATTCTGAACTGTCATTCCAcgacagtcaccttagctatgcctggggtgcctagacttgagtggaagggtaaccttattccctccccaaagaaaataattttctttattCGTGCAAAAAAGCTAGTCGATAgggggtgtttggcttatttggcacatattcgtGATACTAGTGTTGACGGTCCATCTCTTGAGTCAGTTCCTGGGATACGGGAGTTTGCGGAGATGTTCCCTGCAGACTTGCCAGACATGCCAGCGGACCATGACattgacttttgcattgacttagagccagggacccgccctatttatattccgctatatcggatggcaccagcagagttgaaggaattaaaggaacaacttcaggatcttcttagtaagggtttCATTCGTCGAGTGTCTCCCCGTGGGCGCTCCCGTtctatttgtgaaaaagaaagatgggactatgcgaatgtgcattgattaccgccagttaaataaagtcaccatcctgaataaataccccatccctcgtgttgatgatttgtttgaccagctacaGGGGTCTTCTATGTTTTTTAAAATTGACTTGAGGTCGGGGTATCATCAGTTGAAAATTCGGGCAGAGAATATTCCTAAGACtgcttttcggaccaggtatgggcattataagtttctggttatgtctttcgggcttactaacgCCCCAGCcacttttatggatttgatgaaccgtattttcaagccatacttagatttacttagatttgttcgtgattgtgttcatcgatgatattttgatttattcgaGCAGTAAGGAAGATCGTCAAAAACACTTGAGGGTTGTTCTTGGGTTGCTGAGAGACAgggagttgtatgccaagttctctaagtgtgagttttggcttatcTTTGTGTCCTTCTTGGGACATGTGGTTTCAAAGGAAGAGATTATGGTAGATCCGAAGAAAATTGAGGTAGTGAGGGATTGGGCCAGGCCCACATCCGTGACAGAGATCAACAGTTTTGTAGGGTTGGCTAGTTACTACCaccggttcgtgaaggggtttgcttccATTGCTTTACATTTGACGcggttgactcagaaagaggtaccttttcagtggtTTGACGAGTGtaaggagagcttccaaaagctcaagactttattgactacaaCTCCTATTCTATCTTTGCCCATAAAGGGCAAAGACtttgtagtttattgtgatgctacTCGCTCTGGTTTGGATATTATTTTGATGAAGGAAAAGATGGagattgcttatgcttccagacagctgaagattcatgagaagaattatcctactcatgatttggagttggtaGTGGTGGTGTTCGCATTGAAGACTTGGAAGCCCTACCTATATGGTGCCCGTTGCAAGGTATTTATTGATCATcgcagtcttcagcatgtgtttacttaGAGGGATCTAAATTTTAGGCAtcggagatggatggagttgcttaaagATTACGATAGtactatcttgtatcatcccggcaaggcaaatgtggtggcagaTGCCTTGAGCCAGAAATCAGCTAGCATGGGCAGTTTGGCTCGTTTGATTGTGTCAAAGCGTCTTTTGGCCAGGGAGGTTCAGACTTTGGCTAATAGTTTCATGAGGCTTGAGGTGTCTAATTCAGGCATGGTGTTGGCTTATGTTGAGGCGAGATCATCttttctggagcagattaaggccagACAGTTCGAGGATGCAAGTTTGAGCAAGATTCTCGATAAAGtcttgcgtggtgaggccaaggaagcCATGATTAATTATGAGGGTGTCTTGAGAATCAAGGGGCGTGTTTGTGTTCCCCGTGTTAATGATTTGATTAAGACAATTTTAGTggaggctcacagttctagatattccattcatcctggtgctaccaagatgtaccatgacttgagtcagcactattggtgggctaggatgaagcgcaATATTATTGAGTTCGTTGCACAGTGtctgaattgccagcaggtgaaatacgagcaccagagacccgggggtacacttcagaggatgcccattccagagtggaagtgggagaggatagcgatggactttgtggttggtcttccgaagaccttagGCAAGTctgattcgatttgggtcattgttgatagattgaccaagtctgcCCATTTCATACCGGTTCAGATTACCCATACCGCCCAAAAGTTGGCCCAGATTTATATTCGTGAGATTGTTAACCCATCAACATTTGCCTAACGGTGCATGATTAAATGAGAAAAGAACTAAAGATTGAAAAGGATAGAAAACTTTTTCTTGACATCTACTTTTGTCCATATCATCTACTGTTTGTAATTTAGCTTAAATTATCTTCAAAGGCAGAAAAAATTCATTTTGTGTTTGAAAGATAAAATCCTATTCAGCATATGCTATCCAGACAAGCCACATCCTGATACACTCACACATGCTATTACATAATAATTTCAACATTTATCTCAAATTAAATTCCGAAACATCAAACAAAATTAAGTGTTAGAATAATAAATATAACTATCTCTGATTATCTGTTTTAAGATTTTATTGACACCCTTAAGAGACATTACCAAAAAATAAGAATTAACTACGAATTTTATTGCCAATCTATCGCTATATAGAATTAGCGATGAATTATGTTATTTAGCGACAAAAATTTCTTTGTTGctaatttctattatttttaacaatgaaaaatatttaataactGCACTCATATAAGTATTTGTCGATCTTTTGTCTCTCGTTAAACATCTCGTGTAATTAACATTTCAATGAATGAAACAGTAAAGGTTGGGAAAAACCAATAAATaactttttatttcttagaatattAAATATTTTGAAACACATTTCATTTGCAAAACTCCTAATACTTGGAATTAAAAGTACGATAAAAATACACGCGCACCATAATATCACTTAACCATATTAGTAAGTTGTATTGGTTTGGTGTGAATACTTTGTGCGGGCCGGGTGAGTATATTTATCCTAAGGGTACCCGTTCCGTTTCATTTTATGTAGGGATGAGTAATAAGCTTAAGGAAAAAAGTTGAAATTTATAATCGtacatatataataatatatttatGATTATAAATGTATGTCATTTAAGATAAAATTAAAATTTCTTAAAACAAACCTGAAAGGTCACAGAAGAAACTGCTTCTTTTCTGGTAAAAGATGTAGTAGCACTTGGCACAGATGCATGTAACACACAAGCCAAAGATTCCCACATGTTTAAACTCAATGAATCACCTACAAACATTATTTTCTTCCCTGTCCATCTTTTCAAGAAGTCCATTCCATCAAATCtgcataaaaaagaaaaaaaaagtaaaaagtaaaGAAAACAAAACTTATAGGGTCACAATATCAATCTAAATCTTAGAAAGGGCAAAAAACAGCAATTATAGagtaattaataaaataaaaaaagaaaggcGTTTTCTATACATGACAAATGATGACATTGACAACACACCTAGGACGTAAAGTAATTTTTGGACTTCTTTTGCCATTAAATTATTGAATCTTTCATCTGCAAAGAGAGCTTAACAATAAAAAAACAAACGAATCGTTTTTAAactacggaaaagggcctaaaatatcCTCCATCTATTAGAATTTATGCAAAAATAtcctccatccacctttgagccctCAAATACCCCTATCATTCACCTTTGAGCTCCCAAATACCCCTGACATCCACTtatggggtctaatatacccttatttctaacagtCTCATGTTGATGCTCAATTTTGTCCATCCTTTTGTCCAATTGACATCGTTCAGCTTCTATTttaatattaattatatttttttatcacaacctatagttaaatttcttgatgatctctattactaatattattattattattattattattattattagtagtagtattattattattattattagtagtattattattattattattattattattattattactattactattacttccCTCTACTTTTATTATCATTATGAAAATCGAGAAAATCTATTTGAAATTACTATATTCCCCAAATAAACCAAATAAATTTTTTTCACCCATTTCCTAAAGTTTCTACCCAGCCCATAATCCCTTTCCAACTAAAAATCCCCAAAGGCATCAGGTTACCCCCAAAACCAAATATCCATAACTCATTATTATTTACTCAAAATTCCTAAGACCCCGTCATCTCTaaatttccttaaaatcaaacatTCCCCGATTCTTGTCGAAATTCCCCGGCTACAAAATCCCTTTCTTTGTGCCTTTTATATTCTTTCATTTATTCTAGTTtgattttctcttctcttctcttttcaatttcactttctttccttaattcattcacctTAATTTCTTACTAGTAATCATAAAAATCATAGCTTAATATCCTCCTTAATTGCGAAATCGAAACTTTCCTCTTTTCATCTAATATGCCAAGAACAAAATGACAGAAGTTTGGACCCGCATCTATTCGAAAAATCCGTCCAAGTtcaagattattattattattattattaataataataataataataataataataataataataataataataataaaagtaataatagtaacaaagatcatcaagaaatttgactacaagttgtgataaaaaaaatataattaataatctaataaaatagaagcttaacgatgtaaattggacgaaaggatggacaaaattgggtgtcaacatggggCTGTTAGAAAATAAGGATACattagaccccataggtggatgGTATgagtatttgggggctcaaaggtggatgacAGGGGTATTTAGGGGCTCAAAGGTGAATGGAGGGTATTTTTACACCAATCCTAAtagtttaagggtattttaggcccttgtCCGTTTAAACTATTAACACTGTATATTTTTCCGATAAAGTAATTCAACCGAACACCTTACCCGAACCTAGCTAGGCCCATGACCTATAGGGCAACCGTTGTTAAGTACCATTTATAAAAggggaaataaaataataaaacgtGACGACTTTAAGAATTGTCTATATATTTGTCTAAATTTTAAAAGACCATTATACTTCATGTTATATACTGTTAAATCCAGTTAGAAATAGATGATTTCCGTTAAGAACACAAAATGTTTTTATGTAAACTGAACTAAGAATTGTGATGACCAAAACTCATAACCTAAAGTCCTAAATGTGTTAGGGATTGATCCTTGAAACTTGTGAAATAACGAAAGAAATTTGAGCATTGATGTAGAAAAATTTTTGAGTGATGTAGCTAAAAATCACCTTTCATAGTAAATTTATTTGTTAGTTCTCCATATCAGAGAACAGGAGATCATCAGAGACATTAACAAACCACAAGAAGAAGGTAATGTAGTAATAAAGTTGGATATGGCAATGGTGTACGATAGAGTAGTCTGGCCATACTTATGTGGTCTAATGAAGAAGATGGGTTTCTCAGAGACATGGGTGGATCTCATCTACAGACACATATCCAACAATTTGTATTCACTGATTGTAAATGGGCAAAGACATGGTTTCTTCAGGGCAGAGAATGGATTAAGACAAGGGGACCCAATATCTCCATCCTTGCTTGTCCTAAGTGCAGAGTTACTCTCAGTCATGCTAAATAACTTACTGGAAAAGAAGAGGTATACAGGTTTTTATATGAATAGATTCGGGCCACAGGTCACTCATTTGGCCTTTGCAGATGACATGATACTCTTCGTTAGTGGGCACAAAAGAAGCATCAAAATGGTCATGAGAACACTAGCAAGGTATGAGATAACCTCAGGGCAGAAGGTGAATAAGGATAAGAGTTGTTTCATGCTAGCAACAAATGCACCACCTAGGCTAAAGAACAAAATAGCTAGATACAGTGGGATGCAACACAAAGAATTTCTAGTAAAGTATTTGGGGTGTCCATTAATAGTAGGAAGACAGAAAATCGCTTATTACTCAGATATCATTAGTAAGGTTACAAGTAGGACAAGGGGCTGGCAGAATAGGTTCTTATCTCCAGGAGGAAAGGCCATTCTTATAAGACATGTTCTACAAGCAATACCGATTCACCTACTCTCAGCTACCCACCCCCCCAAAAGGAGTTTTTGAACAGATAGAAAAGATCCTAGCAGCATTCTTTTGGAGGGCATCTGATGGTAGTAAAAGACATCACTGGATTGCTTGACAATCCTTATGCTATCCTTATAAAGAAGGTGGGGCTCAATTTAGGCAATTGAAAGATGTCAGTGCAGCTTTTTCAGTAAAATCTTGGTGGAACTTGAGGACAGGAAACTCTTTGTGGAAAGAGTTCATGATGGCCAAATATTTCAGAAATAAGCATCCCATAATAGCAAAGTGGAGGAAAGGTCATTCAATTTGTTGGAAGGAATTGTGCAACTTGAGATCAGAGGTGGAGGAGAGCATGTTGTGGATCCCAAGTGAAGGTAATAATTCCTTTTGGTATGATAACCGGACTAATCATGGTGCTCTTTATCACTATCTAGAGGAGGATTATCAACCTAGGGATATTCTGCTACAATATGTCTTAGTGAATGGAATATGGCAACAAGAGGTTTTTGAGCTTGAGCTCCCGGAAGATATCCAAGAGATTCTGGTGCAGCAGCAGCTTATCTTGAAACAAGAGGTACAAGACAGAGCTATTTGGAAACTAAACAAAAATTGTTTCTTTACAGTAGCATCAGTATGGGACCTATTGAGACAGAAGAAGGAGGTAAGTGATATTAATGCAAAAGTGTGGCACAAAATAATTCCTTTCAAGCAAGCATTTATCACATGGAGGGCACTAATCAATAGGTTACCCCTAGATGCAAACATAACCATATTTGGACATGAACTGGAAGTTAAATGCCACTGTTGTTTTCCCCCAGTATTGGAATTGGAGTCAGTAGAACATCTATTTTGCTCAGGAACATTTGCACAAAACATATGGAGCAAATTTGGGGGACTGTTCAGAGTACAAACTAGAGGAATGCAGCTTAGACAACTACTCCTACAATGGTGGTCTCATAAAACATGGAATATGATAGCAACTAGTATGGTGAAGGCTCTCCCAACATTGATTATGTGGGAATTATGGAGGTCGAGATGTGCATCAAGATATGGCTCAGAAAGGCCATCGGGACAAAGATCAGAATTTCTAATTTTACAGGCATTAATTGGAATTACTgaacaaaaatttggaaaaattagatTGCAACCAACATGGGAGTTCATGCAACATCTCATTGATAAGCCAATGACCCACAAATCAGTCAAAATAGTGAAATGGGGCAGACCACCAACACATTGGCAAAAAATAAATACTGATGGCAGTTGTAAAGAGGGATACTGTGAAACAGGGGGAATCATAAGGGACAGTGAAGGAAAAATGATAATTGCATTTTCAATATACATAGGAGCAGGAACAAACAACTAGGCAGAGGGCAAAGCACTATAATTTGGAATCGATCTTTGTGAAGCATATGGGTTCAATGAGGTAATAGCAGAGGTCGATTCCAACTTACTTGTTACAAGCATTAAAGGGCAAACACAACCACCATGGAATATACTCGCTGAGGTGGAAGCACTAAGGAAAGAGGTAAGAAGGAGAAAGATCACCATCAATCACTGCTATAGGGAGGCCAATCGGGTCGCGGATAAACTTGCTTCAATCAGTCACACGCACAAGAGAAGCATTGTGTATACCAGCTTTGAGCAATTACCACGAGTCGCGAGAGGGTTATTGCAGCTGGATAGGATGGGAATAGCCTCTTTCAGAATTAGGCAAATGAAAGCGGCAGAAATCCAATTCGACCCACCATGAGCAGAAGAATTCTAGCAGACCCAGAAGTTTTTTGTTTCACAAACTTCATTTTACAAAGATACCAACAATGCGCACAAAAGATGAATCAAGATAGAGCAATCATTGACTTACCTCAGAGATCACGAAAATAGGGCACACGAAGAAGATCACAAATTGGGAGCTTCGTCTATGTCACTGTCAAGGACTATCTCTATttgttcttttccttttgtttcctTAGGCGTTTTAGTTTTTGCCTTCCAGCTAAGACTTTTAGACCTTTGGTTTGTTTGTTTTAGTTTCAAGAAAATCTATGACAAGCACCCACTAAGCATTGCTTAGTGCTATTCGGTTTAAAAAATAATCTGATTTAGTCTGCGGACTTTTCTTGATCATTCCTAGCAAAAGTTCTCTCCAAATGATATGTGAGAAATTAGAGGAAGGAATAGCAAAATTAGGAGAAAGAAGATTTTGCAAGTGATGCAAAAAGGTTCcgagtaaaaaaaaatataatattaaagaGCGCTAAATGATTTGATGGGCCAAATTATCAAAGAATTTCTTATACCTTAGTC
Encoded here:
- the LOC132611114 gene encoding uncharacterized protein LOC132611114 gives rise to the protein MGLLENKDTLDPIGGWYEYLGAQRWMTGVFRGSKVNGGEQEIIRDINKPQEEGNVVIKLDMAMVYDRVVWPYLCGLMKKMGFSETWVDLIYRHISNNLYSLIVNGQRHGFFRAENGLRQGDPISPSLLVLSAELLSVMLNNLLEKKRYTGFYMNRFGPQVTHLAFADDMILFVSGHKRSIKMVMRTLARYEITSGQKVNKDKSCFMLATNAPPRLKNKIARYSGMQHKEFLVKYLGCPLIVGRQKIAYYSDIISKVTSGAQFRQLKDVSAAFSVKSWWNLRTGNSLWKEFMMAKYFRNKHPIIAKWRKGHSICWKELCNLRSEVEESMLWIPSEGNNSFWYDNRTNHGALYHYLEEDYQPRDILLQYVLVNGIWQQEVFELELPEDIQEILVQQQLILKQEVQDRAIWKLNKNCFFTVASVWDLLRQKKEVSDINAKVWHKIIPFKQAFITWRALINRLPLDANITIFGHELEVKCHCCFPPVLELESVEHLFCSGTFAQNIWSKFGGLFRVQTRGMQLRQLLLQWWSHKTWNMIATSMVKALPTLIMWELWRSRCASRYGSERPSGQRSEFLILQALIGITEQKFGKIRLQPTWEFMQHLIDKPMTHKSVKIVKWGRPPTHWQKINTDGSCKEGYCETGGIIRDSEGKMIIAFSIYIGAGTNN